A genomic stretch from Triticum urartu cultivar G1812 unplaced genomic scaffold, Tu2.1 TuUngrouped_contig_5044, whole genome shotgun sequence includes:
- the LOC125528698 gene encoding anthocyanidin 3-O-glucosyltransferase 2-like, with product MANPTIVLLPVWGAGHFMPMIQAGKQLLASSSRPLSLTVLLLPAPTAQAASDICEHVRREEAAGAVDIRFHHLPDVKLPTDHSGIEEFISRAVQLHVPHLRAAIIGLTCPVAALVVDIFCTPALDVSGELAVPSYVYFTSSAAMLSLLLRSPALDDEVVVEFEEMGGALDLPGLPPVPPSVLPGTLLERKSPTYKWFVYTGRRYVEASGIIVNTADDLEPRVLAAIAEGRCTRGARAPVVYPIGPVLALTPPAHAEEEEQTHECVRWLDAQPPASVLFLCFGSKGFLTKPQAHEIARGLERSGHRFLWVLRGLPADTSHGARHPSDGDLAELLPEGFLGETEERGLVWPKRAPQKEILAHASVGGFVTHCGWNSVLESLWFGVPMLPWPLGAEQHFNAFTLVCDMGVAVPLTVDRKRDNFVEAAELERAVRSLMGGGEEGKKAKEKAMEMMVVCRKAVDHSGSSCASVRRLSEDLLRGAAVLPTV from the coding sequence ATGGCGAATCCGACCATTGTGCTACTGCCGGTCTGGGGCGCCGGCCACTTCATGCCCATGATACAGGCCGGGAAGCAGCTGCTCGCCAGCAGCAGCCGGCCCCTGTCGCTCACGGTGCTCCTATTGCCGGCGCCGACAGCGCAGGCCGCGTCCGACATCTGCGAGCACGTACGCCGGGAGGAAGCGGCAGGCGCCGTGGACATCCGCTTCCACCATCTCCCGGACGTGAAGCTCCCGACGGACCACTCGGGCATCGAGGAGTTCATCTCCCGCGCAGTGCAGCTCCACGTGCCCCATCTCCGCGCAGCTATAATTGGCTTGACCTGTCCGGTGGCCGCGCTCGTCGTCGACATATTCTGCACGCCGGCGCTAGACGTGTCCGGCGAGCTCGCCGTGCCGTCCTACGTCTACTTTACCTCCAGCGCCGCGATGCTGTCACTCCTCTTGCGCTCGCCCGCTCTGGACGACGAGGTGGTCGTTGAGTTCGAGGAGATGGGAGGCGCTCTGGACTTGCCCGGCCTCCCCCCGGTGCCGCCGTCCGTCCTCCCGGGGACCTTGCTGGAACGGAAGAGTCCGACCTACAAGTGGTTCGTGTACACCGGCAGGCGCTACGTGGAAGCCAGCGGCATCATCGTCAACACTGCAGACGATCTGGAGCCGCGCGTCCTCGCAGCCATCGCTGAAGGTCGGTGCACACGTGGAGCCCGCGCCCCGGTCGTGTACCCGATCGGCCCAGTGCTGGCGCTGACGCCACCCGCTCACGCCGAGGAGGAGGAGCAGACGCACGAGTGCGTGCGGTGGCTCGACGCGCAGCCTCCGGCCTCCGTGCTGTTCCTCTGCTTCGGGAGCAAAGGATTCCTGACAAAGCCGCAGGCGCACGAGATAGCGCGGGGCCTGGAGCGCAGCGGCCACCGCTTCCTGTGGGTGCTCCGTGGGCTGCCGGCGGACACCTCGCACGGCGCGCGACACCCAAGCGACGGGGACCTCGCGGAGCTTCTCCCGGAAGGTTTCTTGGGGGAGACAGAGGAAAGAGGGCTCGTGTGGCCCAAGAGGGCGCCGCAGAAGGAGATACTCGCGCACGCCTCCGTGGGGGGCTTCGTCACCCATTGCGGCTGGAACTCCGTCCTGGAGAGTCTCTGGTTCGGCGTGCCGATGCTGCCGTGGCCGCTCGGCGCGGAGCAGCATTTCAACGCCTTCACGTTGGTCTGCGACATGGGCGTGGCCGTGCCGCTGACGGTGGACAGGAAACGGGACAACTTCGTGGAGGCGGCAGAGCTGGAGCGAGCGGTGAGGTCCCTGATGGGCGGTGGCGAGGAAGGGAAGAAGGCGAAGGAGAAGGCCATGGAAATGATGGTGGTCTGCCGCAAGGCAGTGGACCATAGTGGGTCCTCTTGCGCTTCGGTGAGGAGGTTGTCTGAGGATCTCCTCCGAGGAGCGGCGGTGTTGCCCACCGTGTGA